Proteins from a genomic interval of Ndongobacter massiliensis:
- the serS gene encoding serine--tRNA ligase, which produces MLDIKRIRQEKDVVVAGLAKRSGDFPIDEVLALDEKRRAILAEVEEKKAERNRVSREIPALKKRGEDVESVLASMKLLGEEIKEADEQLRTLDEKLQQLLLTIPNVPHPSVAAGVDDSQNVEQRRWGTPRKFSFEAKAHWDLGTDLGLLDFDRGTKLSGTRFTAFTGRGARLERAIINFMLDLHTQTQGYTEISPPFVVNRASMLGTGQLPKFEEDMYHCEEDDLFLIPTAEVPVTNFYRDEILEEADLPIYLTAYTPCFRREAGSAGRDTRGLIRQHQFDKVEMVKFSVPETSYEELESLTDNAEEILRLLEIPYRVVQLCTGDLGFSSAKTYDLEVWLPSYNRYVEISSCSDFEDFQARRANIRYRNKDGKVAYLHTLNGSGLAVGRTFAAILENCQNEDGSITIPRVLVPYYGASRIEK; this is translated from the coding sequence ATGTTAGACATTAAACGGATTCGTCAGGAGAAAGACGTCGTTGTTGCAGGACTGGCGAAGCGCAGCGGTGATTTTCCGATCGACGAGGTTCTTGCATTGGATGAAAAGCGACGCGCCATTTTGGCGGAGGTCGAAGAAAAGAAGGCGGAGCGCAATCGGGTTTCCCGTGAAATTCCGGCGCTGAAAAAGCGGGGCGAAGACGTTGAAAGCGTATTGGCTTCGATGAAGCTTCTTGGAGAGGAAATCAAAGAGGCAGACGAACAGCTGCGCACTTTGGATGAAAAGTTGCAGCAGCTCCTTTTGACGATTCCAAATGTCCCGCATCCGAGCGTGGCCGCCGGTGTGGACGATTCTCAAAATGTTGAGCAGCGTCGATGGGGGACACCGCGCAAATTTTCTTTTGAAGCAAAAGCCCACTGGGATCTGGGTACGGACTTGGGCCTGCTCGACTTTGACCGGGGCACAAAACTCTCCGGCACCCGCTTTACCGCATTTACCGGACGCGGGGCGCGGCTGGAACGTGCCATTATCAACTTTATGTTGGATCTACATACACAAACACAGGGCTACACGGAGATTTCTCCACCCTTTGTCGTCAATCGTGCGTCCATGCTTGGAACGGGGCAATTGCCGAAGTTTGAAGAAGATATGTACCACTGTGAAGAGGACGATCTCTTTTTGATCCCGACGGCAGAGGTGCCGGTGACAAATTTTTATCGGGATGAAATTTTAGAAGAAGCTGACCTGCCGATTTATCTGACAGCCTACACCCCTTGTTTTCGACGAGAAGCCGGTTCCGCCGGTCGCGATACGCGCGGTTTAATTCGGCAACATCAATTCGATAAGGTGGAGATGGTAAAGTTTAGTGTACCGGAGACTTCCTATGAAGAGTTGGAATCGCTGACGGATAATGCCGAAGAAATTTTGCGCCTGCTGGAGATTCCATACCGGGTGGTACAGCTTTGCACGGGCGACCTCGGCTTTTCTTCCGCAAAGACCTACGACTTGGAAGTGTGGCTGCCAAGCTATAACCGCTATGTCGAAATTTCTTCCTGTTCCGATTTCGAGGATTTTCAGGCGCGCCGAGCCAACATCCGCTACCGCAATAAAGACGGGAAGGTGGCGTATCTTCATACGCTGAACGGTTCCGGCCTGGCCGTGGGGCGTACCTTTGCGGCCATTCTCGAAAACTGTCAGAATGAGGACGGCTCCATCACGATTCCGCGCGTATTGGTGCCCTACTACGGCGCGTCGCGCATCGAAAAATGA
- a CDS encoding undecaprenyldiphospho-muramoylpentapeptide beta-N-acetylglucosaminyltransferase, which produces MTAPGVVLTGGGTTGHVAVNLALIPHLLARGYAVSYLGSKTGIERSLVADFPEVTYYPISTGKLRRYFSFKNAADAFRVLHGIFQARRLLARLRPLVVFSKGGFVSVPVLYGARMNGIPSLTHESDVTPGLANRLCYRVVDKIFVTFEETMTLVPQNKGIYLGPIVRDQIKNGDRERGLATFGLSGKKPVLLVLGGSLGAGALNTLVRDNLDALLAHFDIVHGTGAGKDESSPVRPGYVPRAYINEGMKDALAMADLIVSRAGSNAIFEFLYYRKPMVLLPLSSANSRGDQVQNAARFEKKGFAVVMPEETAETDFVSTILATYEQRAEMRRNQETFEFQDGMARILEEIDRRVIREQ; this is translated from the coding sequence ATGACGGCACCCGGCGTTGTTTTGACCGGAGGCGGCACCACGGGCCATGTCGCGGTGAATCTCGCTTTGATTCCGCATCTTTTGGCACGCGGCTACGCAGTCAGTTACCTGGGCTCGAAAACAGGCATTGAACGAAGCCTGGTGGCGGATTTTCCGGAAGTCACCTACTATCCGATTTCGACCGGAAAACTCCGGCGTTATTTTAGTTTCAAAAACGCGGCGGACGCATTTCGCGTTCTTCACGGAATATTTCAGGCGCGTCGACTTCTTGCCCGTCTGCGTCCCCTTGTCGTCTTTTCCAAGGGCGGTTTTGTTTCGGTGCCCGTGCTGTACGGAGCGCGTATGAACGGAATTCCCTCGTTGACGCATGAGTCGGATGTGACACCGGGTTTGGCCAATCGCCTATGCTACCGCGTGGTTGATAAAATTTTTGTGACCTTTGAAGAGACCATGACTCTTGTGCCGCAGAACAAGGGCATTTACTTGGGCCCCATCGTGCGCGATCAGATAAAAAATGGGGATCGGGAGCGCGGATTGGCGACCTTCGGGCTTTCCGGCAAGAAACCGGTGCTTCTGGTTTTGGGCGGTTCGTTGGGAGCGGGCGCGCTGAATACATTGGTGCGCGATAATCTCGATGCCCTGCTGGCGCATTTTGACATTGTGCACGGAACGGGCGCGGGGAAAGACGAATCTTCGCCTGTACGTCCGGGTTATGTGCCGCGCGCATACATCAATGAGGGGATGAAGGATGCCCTTGCGATGGCAGATCTCATCGTTTCGCGCGCGGGCTCCAATGCCATTTTTGAGTTCTTATATTACCGCAAGCCCATGGTGTTATTGCCGCTTTCGAGCGCAAATAGTCGCGGAGATCAGGTGCAGAATGCGGCGCGGTTTGAGAAAAAAGGATTCGCGGTCGTGATGCCGGAAGAAACAGCAGAAACCGACTTTGTTTCGACTATTCTGGCGACCTACGAGCAGCGCGCGGAAATGCGTCGTAATCAGGAGACGTTTGAATTTCAGGATGGAATGGCTCGAATTTTAGAAGAAATTGATCGGCGTGTGATTCGGGAACAATAA